The sequence below is a genomic window from Nitrospirota bacterium.
GACGACGCCAGGCTGTAGTTGGTCGCCTCCGTACCGATGAGCGTCGCGCCCGTCATGTTCACCAACTTGGCAGGGCCGACGATCGAAGAGTTGAAGGCGACCGAGGTGAAGGCCAGGGTCACGTTGTCTGGAGCGATGACTCCATCGACCGTCGTGACCAGGCCTGTCACCGATGTGTTGCCGTCATACGCCTTGTCGTTCACGGTAAAAGTGACCGTGAGCTGCTTTTGCGTGATAGCAGCCGTGCTCTGGACGAAGGAGGACGCCAGGCTATAGTTGCCCGCGTCTACTCCGATCAGAATCAAGCCAGTGAGGTTCACCAGCTTGGTGGGGCCGGCGATCACCGAGTTGAAGGCGACCGTGCCAAAGTCCCAATCCACGTCATCCGTGCCGATAAATCCTGTGAGATTCCCGATCAAGCCGGTCGCGGTCGTATTGCCGTCATAGACTTTGTCGTCCACGGTGAAACTGAAATCAAGCTGCAACGCCGTGATGTCAGCCAGCGCATTGGCGACCAATGTCAGATTGTAGTTGCCTGCATCCGTGCCGAAAAGGGCCGCGTTCAGGAGCGTCACGGTCTTGTCAATACCGACGTCCTTCGTATCGAAGTCCGCCTGGTCAAAGGTCAGGATCACATCATCACCCACTATGGTTCCCGCGAGCGATGTCCCGGACACGGCGGCCAGAGTAGTCCCGTCATAGACCTTACTGTCCGCCGCGAAGCTGCCCGTGATGTCCAGGGCCGTGATGTCCGCCGTCGTCGTTGCGACCGACAGCAGGCTGTAGTTGCCTGATGCCACGCCGCCGAGCGTCGCGCCCGTGAGTGTCACCGTCTTGCCGGTGCCGACATTCTTGCCGTCGCCGACGATTAACACATCGTCGAAGCTCGCAGTGCCGCCGGTCAGGCTCACGAGGCCGACATCGCCAGCGAGGACTCCCGTGAGCGACGTCGATGCCACACTGGCCGAAGTGGTGCCATCATAGACCTTGTGGTCTGCTGTGAAACTGCCCGTGATTCCCAAGGCCACGATGTTCGCTGTCGTCGTGATGGGCGACAGAGACAGAGTATAGTTACCCTGATCCGCACCGGTAAGCGCCGCGCCAGTCAGCGTCACAGTCTTGCCTATGCCGGCATTCGCATCGTCGAAGGCAGCAGTGCCGCCGGTCAGACTCACATCGTCACCCAGGATGGCTCCCGTGAGGGTCCTGGTCACTACGAAGGCCACGGCGTTGCCGTCATAGACTTTGTTCGCCGCCGTGAAGTCGCCCTTCCCCGCAGCCACACCTGTGAGCGTCGCGCCGGTGAGTGTCACGGTCTTGCCGGCCCCGACATTCTTGTCGGCCAAGGTCGCAGTGCCGCCGCTCAGGTCCACGAGGCCCAGGTCACCAATGAGGACTCCCGTGAGCGACGTCGATGCCACGCTGGCCGCAGTGGTACCGTCATAGACCTTGTTGTTCGCCGTGAAGCTGCCGGTGATCGCCAGAGCCGTGATGCTCGCCTGGTCCGTAATAGCGGCCGGCGACAGGACGTAGTTGCCCGCGGCTGCTCCGCCTAGCGTTGCGCCAGTGAGAGTCACGGTCTTGTTGATGCCGGCATTCGCGTCGTCGAAGGTTGCGATGCCACCGTCCAGAGTCACATCATCGAGCCCGATGACTCCCAAGAGCGATGTGTTCTGCGCAGTCGCGTCAGTGGTGCCGTCATAGACCTTGTTGTTCGCCGTGAAGCTGCCGGTAATTTCCAAGGCCGAGATGCTGGTAATGACGTCCCCACTAAAATCGTTATAGTTTCCCGCGCCGCCAATGAAATTGATTGTGTCGGTGAAGAGCCCGGCATTGGTGTGCAGCGGGCCGGTCATCAGGATCTCGCCCAAGACTCCCACAAGCGTGGCCCCATGGGCTGCTCCATCATAGACACCGATGTAGTCAACGGGCGTGACGTCAGCCTTGTTGATGACAATTTCGACAGTGCCCGCAATGGCGCTACTGGCATTCTCGTAGTTCCCCGTGAGATCGGTGTAGTTCCAGTTCGCTGTTCCGCCTGGTACGTTAGTAAAGGTGTCACTCACCAGGCCGGCGCTCAGATCCTCGCCCAAGACGACCCCCACAACCGTCGCCCCATGCGCCAATCCGTCGTAGGTGCCGTTGAAGCCTGTCACAGTCACGGTAGCCTTGCTCACATCCACTATCGTGCTGCCCGAGGTGCTGCCAAAGAAGGTTGCCGGGGCGGTGAAGACTGCATGGATCTGATTATGTAGGCCGGCTGTGAGGGTCGCGATGTTCAGTGTAAAGGTTGAATCCAATCCGAGGCTACCGTCGAAGTTGCCGAACCCCAGTGAGTTCCCCACCCCATCAAAGAACTCGACCGTGCCGATCGGAGCGCCTGCATCAGGAACCAAGGCTGTGACGGTCGCGGTGAGAGTGACCTGATCTCCATAGGTGGTGGCGTTTGTACTAGCGGAGATCGAGGTGGTCGTATTGACAGTCACCTCGTTAATCACGATGTCCACAGTACCGAACTGAGGATCATAGTTGTTGTTGCCGCTGAAGGTCCAGTCGGCTACGTGGGTCCCTATCGCGGTGAAGCTCGGACCCAAATCCAGGAGACCGCTCAAGTCCTCGCCGAGTACGCCTATTGCCGTGCCGGTCGCTCCATGTGGTTGATTGTCGAAGGCTCCGATAAAGCCGTTCACTGTGACGGACGCTGCTGCCTTATCGATATCCGCCAGAGCCGTGGCGACCGACGTCAGGTTGTAGTTGCCTGCATCTGCGCCGAAGAGGGTCGCGCCGATAAGGGTCACGGTTTTATTGAAGTCGGCGTCCGCATCGTTGAAGGTCGCAATACCACCGCCCAGGGCCACCTCGTCGAGACCGACAACTCCACTGAGATCGAGGTCTGTAAACAATACGAAGGCAGCAGTGGTGCCATCGTAGGCCCTGCTCTCCGCTCCGAAGCTGCCTGTGATGTTCTTCTGGTTGACTGTATGGTCGACCGCTACGGACGGACTGTCATTGAAGCTGTCGGTGCCGTTATCGCCGCCGGTGAAGACTGCATGGATCGAATAGGAGCCGGCAGCGAGCTGAGTCAGAGTGGCAGCTGAGAGGGTGACGCTAAAGACCGAAGACAAGCCACTGCCGGGGGTGGCACTGGAGGTGGCCCCCAGTGAATTATTCAGGGCATCAAAGAACTCCACCGTACCGATCGGGTTGGTCGTTCCGCCAGCCGAAGGCGTCACTGTCGCGGTAAAGGTCACATCGTCTCCATAGGTGGACGTAGCGGAACTGGCAGTGACCACGGTGCTTGTGTTGACATTGGCGTCCGTGAAGGCGTGGGTAGCCATAGCCCCGGACTCTTGGCCGGCGGCAGTCACTAAGAGAGTCGAGTTCCGGTACTGCTCCTCCACATACCAGGTCGTGCTGATGCTGCTGTTCACCATCATGTCGTTGTCCGGCGCAATCCAATCTGCCACGCCGTCGCCGCTCACATCCGATCCCAGATGGGCCGTAAACCCGCCCATTCCGTCGACGACATACCAGGCTTCGTTGCCCGCCGGTCCCACGCCGGTCGTTGAGCCGCTGTAATCAGCCATGCCGTCGGTGCGGGTGACCTGGAAGCTCACCATTTCACCGGCTGAGAATTGTAAACCGTCGCCGGCCTGATTCGACGTGGTAATCACCGCTGTCTCGCGCGGCGCATAGTCCTGATGGTCGGTGGTCACCACCGCCGCAGTCATGGGCGTGGCCGACAGCAGCAAACGTGGTTCCAGCGACTCCACTGTAAAATCATTGGCGCGCGGCTCACGTCGGTTACGCTTTTTGAGATTAAGCAGTTTCTTGAGCTTCATGTTGGAATCTCCTGTTGGTTAGTGATGATGGGCCGCTGACGTATTTCGAATGGGGTTTCGCTCATGTCCGCTGTTGACGTCGACCTCAAATGACATGTTGTCGTCCTCTGCCTGCCGGAACCACTGGCGAATACATGGAGTATTTGTATGCTCGTCACTCACAAGAGACCATCCATCTTAGGTGCAGACATACCCCTCTTTAGTTGGCCCCCATTGGAGGGAGTCGGAAGACTGGTTGATCTGGTTCATTTGGTTTGTTTTGTTTATTTGGTAGTTTCGCTCCAAGGCTCGGAGGTCATGCCACCTGGCATGACCTCCGACCGTCGTGAGTGTTTAGAGAATCCGGTTGCTCACGTTCTTAACGGTAAACTTGTAGTTGCCCGTCACATCGGTGAAGGTCACGACATCGAGATAGGTCCCGACGTTGGTGTGCGTCGTGCTGCTCAAGTCCAGCCCGGCGCTCAAGTCCTCACCAAGCACGCCCGTCGCCGTCCCCGTCGCCGTATGCGCCAGGCCATCAAAGACCACGCTGTAGCCGGTCACGGTGATCACCGCGTTGGCCTTGTTGATCGTGCTCTTGACGTTCTTGATCGTATTCTTATAGTTGCCCGTCACGTCCGTGAAGGTCACGGCATCAATGTACGTGCCGGCATTCGTATGGCTCGTGACGCTCAGGTTCAGCCCGGCCAGGCTCGCGCTGTCCCGTCATAGGTGCCGACATAGCCCGTCAACGAGATCGTCGCGTTCGCCTTGGCGATACTGCTGCTAACGTTCTTGACGGTATTCTTATAGTTGCCCGTCACATCGGTGAACGTCACCGTATCGAGATACGCGCCGGCATTCGTGTGCGACGTGACGCTCAGGTTCAGCCCGGCCAGGCTCTCGCCCAGGACCCCGGTGGCCGTTCCCGTCGCCTGGTGCGCTGTCCCGTCGTAGGTGCCGACATAGCCCGTCAACGAAATCGTCGCGTTCGCCTTGGCGATACTGCTGATGACGCTCCCGCTCGTACTGTTATAGTTTCCCGTGCTGTCAGTGAAGGTCCAGCTATCGCTGTAGATGCCGGCGTTGCTGTGCGGCGTACCGTTTAGAACCAGCCCACTCAGGCTCTCGCCCAACACACCAGTTGCGGTGACAGTGGCTGTATGAGCCGCTCCATCGTAGACACCGTGATAGCCACTAGTAACAATCGTCGCGTTCGCTTTGGTAATGGTGATGCTGTTGGTCCCGCTGGCGGGGTTATAGTTGGGATTGGCGAAGGTCCAGCTCTCTGTATAGCTGCCCACGTTGGTGGGCTTCGTCATAATCAGGGAACCGCTCAAGTCCTCACCAGGGGCGCCGACGATCGTGGCCCCATGGGCCAACCCGTCATAGACTCCCGTGTAGTCGCTCACGACGACAGTGGCCGGAGTGATGTCAGCCTGGTCACCAGTGACCGAGTCCAAGATATAGTTGCCGGCGGCCGAACCGGTGAGGATTCCACCAGTGAACGTCACAACTTTGTTGACGCCGACATTTGCCGTATCGAAGTTTGCCGAACCGGTCAGGCCCACGTTGCCCAGATCGATCAGCTCGACATTGTTCAACGTGGCAACTCCGGGCGCTACAGTAGTACCGTCGTAGACCTTGGAAACGTCGGCCGTGAAGCGGCCAGTGATGTGCTTCTGAGTCACCTCGTGCGAGATGTTTGCAGAGGTGCTGTCATTGAAACTGCCTGCTGTGCCGGTGAAGACTGCATGGACCGAATGAACGCCGGACGTAAGAGTGAACGTGAAGGCGTTCGTTTTAAATTGCACGACCCCATCAGCACCGCCGCCACTGCTGACGGTCTCGATCCCCAGTGATATTCCATCGACGAAGAACTCCACACTCCCGGTCGGGTCAACAGTCCCAGCTGCTGCCGTAACCGTCGCGGTGAAATCTACATTCGTTCCATACACGGTGGTGGCGGCAGTAGCCGTGAGCACGGTCGTCGTGTTCGTCCCGGCGTCTGTAAAGGCCTGCGTCACCATAGCCCCGGACTCTTGACCGACAGCCGTCACTAAGAGAGAGGAGTTCCGATACTGTTCCTCCACAAACCAGGTGGTACTGATGCTGCTGTTGACGGTGAGATCGTTGTCCGGCGCAATCCAGTCGGCCACGCCGTCGCCGCTCACATCCGATCCCAGATGGGCGGTAAATCCGCCGATACCGTCGGTGACATACCAGGCTTCGTTGCCGGTCGGTCCCACGCCGGATGTTGAGCCGCTGTATTCCGCCATGCCGTCGGTGCGGCTCACCTGAAAGCGAACTAATTCACCGGCCCCGAATTGCAGGCCGTCGCCATTGGTATTCGACGTAGTAATCACCGCGGTCTCACCCGGCGCATAATCCACATGGTCGGTGGTCACCACGGCGGCCGTCATGGGTGTGGCCGACAGCAGCAGGCGGGGTTCCAGCGACTCGAGTACAAAAGCATTGGCGCGGGGCTTACGGCTGTTACGTTTCTTGAGACTGAACAGTTTCTTGAATTTCATGTTGGAATCTCCCGTTGGTTTAACCCGCATAATTCACGAGGGCTTCTACTGCAACCGCCGATACGCTGTTCCGACGGGCGTGCTCGCCACTCAGTCGGTCAACATACTGTTCAAGTATGCTTCCCTCCTTCCCGGCTGCGCTTGCCCCTCTCATGACGCGTCTCAGCCGTTTCGTCACGAACCCTCGTGAATAATGCGGGCTAGTGATATGAGCCGCGGAATTTATTTCTGAAGATTTACTTCCACATCTCCCTCTTAACCCCGGCCTCAATCCAACCTCCCGGATTCTCAGCCACTAGACCCGGGCAGATTCCCCGACAACTGCACGGAATAGTCTGTACGCTCATCTCCGATGAACAACTATTCCTCTTCCAGGAGGGAATATCCCTCTTAAGTTGCTCCTCAAATGGGGGAGGTGCAGTGAGGTTTCACAAGCCATAGTTCGCCGGGTACCCTGACTCGGTGGACCATGTTTTCATTGCTTGTGAATCGTGAGAGAGGTGTGCGGAATGAAGCCAGTTCTGAGTTCTGCGTGTTGAGTTCTGAGTATGAAATGAGCGAAGCGGGCGAAAGTTCGAGGTTCGATGGGCAGAGTTTGAAGGCTGAAGTCCGAAGATCAGAAAACTCAGAACCCGGAACTCAGACATTCGGATCCCGCTCGTCACGCGCTTATCGGGGTCCCGCGCACATCATGAACGGTGCGGAGGTCACGTCTTATACGGCGCGACCTCCGCCTATTCTGGCGCCCTTAGAGGATCCTGTTGCTCACGTTCTTGACGGTAAACTTGTAGTTGCCCGTCACATCCGTGAAGGTCACCACATCGAGATACGTCCCGACGTTGGTGTGCGTCGTGCTGCTCAAGTCCAGCCCGGCACTCAAGTCCTCACCAAGCACCCCCGTCGCCGTCCCTGTTGCCGTGTGGGCTAACCCATCAAAGGTCACACTGTAGCCGGTTACCGTGATCACGGCATTGGCCTTGTTGATCGTGCTCTTCACGTTCTTGAGCGTATTCTTATAGTTGCCCGTCACGTCCGTGAAGGTCACCGCATCAATATACGTGCCCGCATTCGTATGGGACGTGACGCTCAGGTCCAGCCCGGCGCTCAAGTCCTCCCCCAACACTCCGGTCGCGGTCCCCGTCGCCTGGTGCGCCGTTCCGTCGTAGGTCCCGACGTAGCCCGTCAGGGTGATGACAGCGTTGGCCTTATTGATCGTGCTCTTCACGTTCTTGATCGTGTTCTTGTAGTTGCCCGTCACGTCCGTGAAGGTCACCGTATCGATATACGTGCCCGCATTCGTATGGGACGTGACGCTCAGGTCCAGCCCGGCACTCAAGTCCTCGCCCAACACTCCCGTCGCGCTGCCCGTCGCCTGGTGCGAGACTCCGTCATAGGTCCCGACGTAGCCCGTCAGGCTGATGACGGCGTTGGCTTTATTGATCGTGCTCTTCACGTTCTTGACCGTGTTCTTATAGTTGCCCGTCACGTCCGTGAAGGTCACCGTATCGATGTACACACCCGCATTCGTATGGGACGTGACGCTCAGGTCCAGCCCGCTCAGGCTCTCGCCCAACACCCCCGTCGCGCTGCCCGTCGCCTGGTGCGCCACCCCGTCGTAGGTCCCGACGTAGCCTGTCAGGCTGATCGTGGCATTCGCCTTGGTAACCACGATGGCCACGCTGCCGTTCGCGTCGTTGTAGTTGGTCCCGCCGCTGAACGCCCAATTGGCCGTCCCGCCTGGGACATTGGTGAAGCTTGCGCCCAGGTTCAGGCCGGCGTTCAAGTCCTCGCCCAAGACGCCCGTCGCGGTGCCGGTCGCCCCGTGCGCCGCCGCATCATAGACGCCGGTGTAGCCGCTCACGGTAATTGTCGCGTCAGCCTTGGTGATATCCGCTGTCGTCGTATTGACCGGCGCCAGGCTGTAGTTGCCAGATGCCGCGCCGCTCAGCGCCGCGCCCGTGAATGTCACAGTCTTGCCGGTGCCGGCGTCTGCCGTGTCAAATGTTGCCGTACCGCCGCTCAGACTCACGTCGTCACTCCCGATTACTCCTGAAATCGACGGGGTCCCCACGACTGTCGCTGCCTGGCTGCCGTCGTAGACCTTGTTGTCCACAGTGAAGTTGACCGTCAGTTCCTTGGCTGTGATGTTCCCTGTGCTCGTGAGGGTAGACGAGACCAGGCTGTAGTTGAGGCTTTCCGTGCCGATGAGCGTCGCGCCTGTCAGCGTCACGATCTTGTCGCTGCCCACATTTGCATCGCTAAAGGTGAGCGAACTGAAGGCCAGGCTCACATCGTCCGGCGCCAGGACTCCCGTTAGCGTCACGGTCACGTCGGCTGCTGAGACTGAGGTGGTGCCGTCATACACCTTGTCGTTCACGGTGAAGCTGGCAGTGATTTGTTTCGCCGCCACCTGGTGTGTGATGCTGGCGGAGGTGCTGTCATTAAAAAACAGTTTGTCTCCTGTGACTGGGTCTACTGCGCCGATAAATACGGCATGGAGATTCGGATGGTTTCCCTCGATGAGATACTGATAGGAGGGGATGCTCCAGGTCGATGTTCCAGCTCCTGTGCTGTCAGGGACAGAGGCGGTCCACATCAACGCCGACCCATCCCAGAACTCCACCGTGCCGGTCGGTGCCTCGGTACCAACCGCCGCTGTCACCGTCGCGGTAAACGTCACCACATCTCCATAGGTAGACGTAGCGGAACTCTGGGTCAGCACGGTGGCCGTGTTCACTGCTTCATCCGTAAAGGCCTGGGTTGCCACAGCCCCGGACTCTTGACCGGCAGCCGTCACTAAGAGGGAAGAGTTTCTGTACTGTTCCTCCACAAACCAGGTCGTGCTGATGCTGCTGTTCACGGTAAGATCGTTGTCCGGCGCGATCCAGTCGGCGATTCCGTCTCCGCTCACATCCGATCCGCGATGCGCGGCAAACCCGCCGACGCCGTCGACGACATACCAGGCTTCGTTGCCTGCAGGACCGACGTCGGCCGTCGAGCCGCTGTAATCCGCCATGCCGTCGGTGCGGCTTACTTGAAAACGCACCAGTTCGCCTGCATCGAATTGTAGACCCTCGCCGGCTTGATTCGAAGTGGTAATCACGGCCGTCTCACCCGGCGCATAGTCCAGATGGTCGGTGGTCACCACCGCCGCAGTCATCGGCGTGGCCGACAGCAGCAGGCGCGGTTCCAGTGACTCCAGGACAAATGCGTTGGCGCGCGGCTGACGCCGGTTGTTCTTTTTGCAGGCAAACAGTTTCTTGAACTTCATGTCGGAATCTCCCATTGGTTAGTGATATGAACCGCGGAATTTTTGTTTGAAGGTGCTCTTCCCCATCTCCCTCATTGACGACGGACTCAGCAAAAGTCCTGCTATGTGTACACTTGTCGCTGGGTGGGAAAAAATCCATCTTAGGTGCTGGAAGATCCCCCATAGGGGGGATAGGAGTGAGAGAGGGGGCAGCCAACAATCCTTCTTGCTCGCAGAGCCCCCACGGTACAGAGGATGGAACAGTGCCCGTGTCGGCCTTTTGCTCCCGGAACAGAAGAGGGGATGGAGCCTGATGATCTTCTGTGCTCGCGCAACGCGCGGTCGAAGACTCCCCTCGTTGGACGCGCGCAATAGAAAATCAATCAGCCCCCATCCCTGAAGAGATAGCAAGCGAGCTTGGAGGGGTTATCTGTAACCTCGTTCGACGGCCGCAGTCAGGCCTGACACGGGTACTGTTCCAGACGAGGGCAAATAAGCAAGCTTGGAGGGAACAGTTATATCTTTCGATGCGCGCAGTGAAGGAAAGGTTGCCTGTCCCCTATGGGGAAGCTGAAGTATCAGAAGGTGCGGTGCAAGGGCGTACGGTCCGGAGGTCACGCATT
It includes:
- a CDS encoding Ig-like domain repeat protein; amino-acid sequence: MKLKKLLNLKKRNRREPRANDFTVESLEPRLLLSATPMTAAVVTTDHQDYAPRETAVITTSNQAGDGLQFSAGEMVSFQVTRTDGMADYSGSTTGVGPAGNEAWYVVDGMGGFTAHLGSDVSGDGVADWIAPDNDMMVNSSISTTWYVEEQYRNSTLLVTAAGQESGAMATHAFTDANVNTSTVVTASSATSTYGDDVTFTATVTPSAGGTTNPIGTVEFFDALNNSLGATSSATPGSGLSSVFSVTLSAATLTQLAAGSYSIHAVFTGGDNGTDSFNDSPSVAVDHTVNQKNITGSFGAESRAYDGTTAAFVLFTDLDLSGVVGLDEVALGGGIATFNDADADFNKTVTLIGATLFGADAGNYNLTSVATALADIDKAAASVTVNGFIGAFDNQPHGATGTAIGVLGEDLSGLLDLGPSFTAIGTHVADWTFSGNNNYDPQFGTVDIVINEVTVNTTTSISASTNATTYGDQVTLTATVTALVPDAGAPIGTVEFFDGVGNSLGFGNFDGSLGLDSTFTLNIATLTAGLHNQIHAVFTAPATFFGSTSGSTIVDVSKATVTVTGFNGTYDGLAHGATVVGVVLGEDLSAGLVSDTFTNVPGGTANWNYTDLTGNYENASSAIAGTVEIVINKADVTPVDYIGVYDGAAHGATLVGVLGEILMTGPLHTNAGLFTDTINFIGGAGNYNDFSGDVITSISALEITGSFTANNKVYDGTTDATAQNTSLLGVIGLDDVTLDGGIATFDDANAGINKTVTLTGATLGGAAAGNYVLSPAAITDQASITALAITGSFTANNKVYDGTTAASVASTSLTGVLIGDLGLVDLSGGTATLADKNVGAGKTVTLTGATLTGVAAGKGDFTAANKVYDGNAVAFVVTRTLTGAILGDDVSLTGGTAAFDDANAGIGKTVTLTGAALTGADQGNYTLSLSPITTTANIVALGITGSFTADHKVYDGTTSASVASTSLTGVLAGDVGLVSLTGGTASFDDVLIVGDGKNVGTGKTVTLTGATLGGVASGNYSLLSVATTTADITALDITGSFAADSKVYDGTTLAAVSGTSLAGTIVGDDVILTFDQADFDTKDVGIDKTVTLLNAALFGTDAGNYNLTLVANALADITALQLDFSFTVDDKVYDGNTTATGLIGNLTGFIGTDDVDWDFGTVAFNSVIAGPTKLVNLTGLILIGVDAGNYSLASSFVQSTAAITQKQLTVTFTVNDKAYDGNTSVTGLVTTVDGVIAPDNVTLAFTSVAFNSSIVGPAKLVNMTGATLIGTEATNYSLASSTITSTAAITAKQLTASFAVNNKVYDGNTATTGLVMTLNGVIAPDNVSLTGGVATFDDANAGNGKTVTLTGLGITGTEATNYSLLSSTATSTANITKANATITVSGYTGVYDATAHGATGSATGIGGVNLNAGLNLGASFTNAPGGTANWSFSGGTNYNDANGSVAIVINKANATLVLTGYYGTYDGAAHQATGTATGVLGESLDARPDRVLRDLRRGGAPGDGDGDGRVGREPGRPEHERHVPHQRGDVYRHGHLYGRDGQLQRYD
- a CDS encoding Ig-like domain repeat protein; amino-acid sequence: MKFKKLFACKKNNRRQPRANAFVLESLEPRLLLSATPMTAAVVTTDHLDYAPGETAVITTSNQAGEGLQFDAGELVRFQVSRTDGMADYSGSTADVGPAGNEAWYVVDGVGGFAAHRGSDVSGDGIADWIAPDNDLTVNSSISTTWFVEEQYRNSSLLVTAAGQESGAVATQAFTDEAVNTATVLTQSSATSTYGDVVTFTATVTAAVGTEAPTGTVEFWDGSALMWTASVPDSTGAGTSTWSIPSYQYLIEGNHPNLHAVFIGAVDPVTGDKLFFNDSTSASITHQVAAKQITASFTVNDKVYDGTTSVSAADVTVTLTGVLAPDDVSLAFSSLTFSDANVGSDKIVTLTGATLIGTESLNYSLVSSTLTSTGNITAKELTVNFTVDNKVYDGSQAATVVGTPSISGVIGSDDVSLSGGTATFDTADAGTGKTVTFTGAALSGAASGNYSLAPVNTTTADITKADATITVSGYTGVYDAAAHGATGTATGVLGEDLNAGLNLGASFTNVPGGTANWAFSGGTNYNDANGSVAIVVTKANATISLTGYVGTYDGVAHQATGSATGVLGESLSGLDLSVTSHTNAGVYIDTVTFTDVTGNYKNTVKNVKSTINKANAVISLTGYVGTYDGVSHQATGSATGVLGEDLSAGLDLSVTSHTNAGTYIDTVTFTDVTGNYKNTIKNVKSTINKANAVITLTGYVGTYDGTAHQATGTATGVLGEDLSAGLDLSVTSHTNAGTYIDAVTFTDVTGNYKNTLKNVKSTINKANAVITVTGYSVTFDGLAHTATGTATGVLGEDLSAGLDLSSTTHTNVGTYLDVVTFTDVTGNYKFTVKNVSNRIL
- a CDS encoding Ig-like domain repeat protein; amino-acid sequence: MKFKKLFSLKKRNSRKPRANAFVLESLEPRLLLSATPMTAAVVTTDHVDYAPGETAVITTSNTNGDGLQFGAGELVRFQVSRTDGMAEYSGSTSGVGPTGNEAWYVTDGIGGFTAHLGSDVSGDGVADWIAPDNDLTVNSSISTTWFVEEQYRNSSLLVTAVGQESGAMVTQAFTDAGTNTTTVLTATAATTVYGTNVDFTATVTAAAGTVDPTGSVEFFVDGISLGIETVSSGGGADGVVQFKTNAFTFTLTSGVHSVHAVFTGTAGSFNDSTSANISHEVTQKHITGRFTADVSKVYDGTTVAPGVATLNNVELIDLGNVGLTGSANFDTANVGVNKVVTFTGGILTGSAAGNYILDSVTGDQADITPATVVVSDYTGVYDGLAHGATIVGAPGEDLSGSLIMTKPTNVGSYTESWTFANPNYNPASGTNSITITKANATIVTSGYHGVYDGAAHTATVTATGVLGESLSGLVLNGTPHSNAGIYSDSWTFTDSTGNYNSTSGSVISSIAKANATISLTGYVGTYDGTAHQATGTATGVLGESLAGLNLSVTSHTNAGAYLDTVTFTDVTGNYKNTVKNVSSSIAKANATISLTGYVGTYDGTARAWPG